The Amycolatopsis coloradensis sequence CGCGTGAGGCCGCCGTCGGCGAGCAGGCGGGTGGATTGTCCGGCCGCCCGCTCACCGCGCGCTCGGTCGAGGTGGTGCGGTTCGTGCACGACGAGACCGGCGGCAAGCTGCCGATCATCGGCGTCGGCGGGATCTTCGACGCCGGCGCCGCCGCCCGGATGCTCGACGCCGGCGCCGGACTGGTCCAGCTCTACACCGGTTTCGCCCTGCACGGTCCCGGTCTGGTCAAGCGGGTCGCCCGAGGTCTCGCGGCCCGGCCGTACTGACGAACCTCAGGTAGGCACGCCAGCACTGGTACCTCGTCAGCTCCGTCGCCGTCGCCGCGGCGGCCTGGTCGCACAGGACCGCCAGCGGCGTGTCCCCGTTCTCCAGCCGAATCCGGCCCAGGACGAACGGGGAGGGCAGCGTGGCCGCGAAGGCACCGAGCGCGGCGGGCGAGAGCCGCCAGCGTTCACCCGAAAGCATCGTGTGCTCGCCCGTGGCGCTCACCGGCACCACCCCCGGCTGGGGCGGATCGGTGGGCAGCAACAGCATCCGGTAGCCCTCGCCGGTCTGGACCAGTCCGGTGAACCGGGCCCCCGCGGCGACCAGGCTTCCGTTCAAGGGCTGCCCGCGCAGCTGCGCCCCGAACACCACGAGATCCGCGCCCGGTGCGGGATAAGGGAAATCGGCCTGTTCGTCGGTGAGCACGGCGGCGAGGTCGATGGCGATCTGGTCGTCGAACGGCCGCACCACCACGGAAACTCCGTACGGCCCCAGGTCCGACGGCGAAGACGGCACCGTGACCGCGGCGAGGTCGAGCAGGTTGACGAACGCCGTGAACCGCTCCAGCCGTTTCGCGACCCCGTCCGGATCGGACAGTGCCTCGGAGACCGAGGGATGCTCCGCGACCGTCGGGAGGACGAGGGCGTCGTACTCCGACAGCATCCGGAGCGCGAGCATCCCGGCCTCGGCGACGCGCTGCCTGTCGGCGGTGAAGCCGTCGTCGTGGATCAAGCCGCCCACCGTCAGCAGTGCCGAGACCTCCACCGTCTCCACCCGGGCGCCGGACGCCCTCAGCGCCGACACCGCGCTGAGGAAGGCGGACCGGGATTGCAGCGAAAGGCCGGTGAGCGTGTCGGAGCCCGGGATCGCCACCCGCGGCCGATCGCCCGCGGACAGCCGGACGTCCGGAGGCCAGTCGCGGGCGAGCGGGTCGATCCCGTCGGGACCGGTCATCTGTCCCAGCGCGCGCTGCCCCAAGGTGAGGCTGCGGGCGAACAGGGCGATCCCGCCGCACGGCGCGGCGCCGGTCTTCGGCACGAGGCCCAGCGTCGGCTTCAACCCGACGATCCCGTTGAGGGAAGCGGGAACCCGGCCCGCTCCGGCCGTGTCCGTGCCGACGGCCAGATCCACGAGGCCGAGCGCGACGGCGACGGCCGCGCCGCTGCTCGCGCTCCCGGAGACCCGTTCGGTGTTGAGCGCGGCGCTCACGGCGCCGTACGGGCTCTGGGTGTGCTCGAGGTCGCTGCCGAACCGGTCGCAGTTGGTCTTGCCGATCACGACCGCCCCGGCCGCGGTCAGCCGGGACACGGAGGTGGCGCCGACACAGCAGACGTCCTCGCCCGCTGCGGGAAGGCCGGCGACGTCGATGACGTCGGCGACCGCCACCAGTGTCCCCGCGAGCGGCAGGTCCGCGCCCGCGCGAAGCCGTTCGTCCACGGCCTTCGCGTCAACGAGTGCGTCTTCCACCGCGCGGAGGGTGATCCAGACGTCGGGCCGGTCGACCTCGGCGATCCGGTCGTAGGCGGCTATGACGCGCTGATAGGAGCTGGGAAGAGGAACGGGAGTCGGTTCTGGTTCCGGGGGGAGCGTCGTCACTGGGCGTCCTTTCCTCGGTGGGGACGAGAAAGACCACTGCGCGAGATCCACTGTGTCCGGTCCGCCACCCTGGGACGCCCGCTCACGCGGGCTGGGTTCAGGCCCGAGCTGGGATGAGCACTGCGTGCATGTGACAAACGTTAGGCATCGCGGGTCGCCGTCACCAGCGGATTCGGGTCACGCGAGCGTTTCGGTACCGCACAGTGAGAAGGTCGTTACGCAATGGAGTATTAGCGACGACGAATGAGACGATTGTCCAGGAAAGCGCCTGCTCAGGCGCTACCCGGCTGAGCGTAACTCGCGTGATCGAACGCCGAACTCACGTGATTGAACAGCGATCTCGCGTGATCAGATGGACATGACGGGAGATCGCCGTCTGATCACGCGTGTCGTCCGTTCAATCACGCGTGTCGCGTGATCAGGAAAGTTCGCGCAGGGCCATGGCCAGTCCGGCGAGCTTGTCGGTCGCGTCGGACAGCTGCTCCTTGGACGACGTCATGCCGTCCGAGCTCGCGGCGACGGTGTGCCCGGCGGCCGCGACGAGACCGCCGTAGCCGTCGAGACCGTCGTCGAGCTGCTCGCGTAGTTGCTTGACGGCGGCGTCGAGGGCGCCGCGTTCCCGCTCGGGCGCGGCGTCACGTCCGCGTTCGATGGCCTGGATCCGGCCGGCCAGGCCGCGCAGCGCCTGCGCCGCCTCGGCCGCGGTGGTCCGGGCGTCGGCCACGGCGATCTCGGAGACCGGCATGGTGCCGAGCGACGTCGGCTGCGAAAGCTGGCGAAGCAGCTCCGCCAGCGAAGCCTCGCTCTCGGCGAGGCGCTCCATCGGCTCGCGCGCGACGGACCGCGCCGGGGGCAGCGGCGGCGGGGCGGCGGGAGCGGCGGGCAGCACGGTGCGGTTCAGCGTCCGCAGCCGCAGGCCCGACTTGACCCCGAAGGTGCCGAAGATGACGGCGAACGCGCCGCCCGCGATGGCCTGGAGGACGTCGGCCTGGCCGTCCTTCAGCAGGCCGGTGCCCGCGACGACGGCGAACAGTCCACAAAGGAAGGTGAGGAGGATCCAGAACGTCAGCGCCCGCGAAGTCCGGCGCTTGCGGCGCTCCAGTTTGGCGGCGGGTTCGTTCCAGCGCGCCCATTTGGCCTTCGCGTCGGCGACGACCGGGATCTGCCCCGCGGCCATCGACGTCAGCTGCTGCGAGATCTTCGGCATGGCGGGCACCTGCGGGCGGGGCCGCGGTGGCGACGGCTGAGCAGGCCGCGAAGAAGCCTGCTCGGAGGGCGGGATGTAGCGCTGCAGCTTCTCCTGCGCGCGCTGGGCGTAGTCGGGCAGCTTTTCGATGTGCTTCTCAAGCTTGGCGGTGAACTCCCCGAAGTCCTTGCGCCTGCCCTGGCCCATTGCCCTCTCCCCTGTCTTCAGGTGAGACCGGTCCCGCACCCGCGTGGGTGCGGGACCGGCTCTAGGTGGTGTGTCAGGCGGGGTTCTTGCCCTGTTCGGCCTGAACCCGTGCCTGGATCTCACGCTGGATGTCCGCGGAGCTCGACGCCTTCGGCGCCGCGGCGGCGGTCTTGCCGTCGGTCACCTGAGCGACGGAGTCACCCTTCATGGACGCGCGAATCTGCTCCAGCCGCGAGTGCCCCGCGAGCTGCGTCGTGGAGGCCTGGACCTCCATCATCCGGCCCTGGACGGAGTTCTGTGCGAGTTCGGCCGAGCCCAGCGCGGTGGTGTAGCGCTTCTCGATCTTGTCGCGAACGTCTTCCAGCGACGGGGTGTTGCCCGGCGCGGCCAGCTGGCTCATCTGGTTCAGGGAAGCGGAGACCTGCTCCTGCATCTTCGCCTGCTCCAGCTGCGAGAGCAGCTTGGTGCGCTCGGCCAGCTTCTGCTGCAGCATGGTCGCGTTGCGCTCGACGGCCTTCTTCGCCTGCTCCGCAGCCTGAAGCGACTGGTCGTGCAGGGTCTTGAGGTCCTCGATGCTCTGCTCGGCGGTGACGAGCTGCGCGGCGAAGCTCTCCGCCGCGTTCTCGAACTCGGTCGCCTTCTGCTCGTCGCCCTTGGCACGCGCCTCGTCGGCGAGCACCAGCGCCTGGCGGGTCGAAGCCTGCAGCTTCTCCACGTCGCCGAGCTGGCGGTTCAGCTTCATCTC is a genomic window containing:
- a CDS encoding amidase family protein — protein: MTTLPPEPEPTPVPLPSSYQRVIAAYDRIAEVDRPDVWITLRAVEDALVDAKAVDERLRAGADLPLAGTLVAVADVIDVAGLPAAGEDVCCVGATSVSRLTAAGAVVIGKTNCDRFGSDLEHTQSPYGAVSAALNTERVSGSASSGAAVAVALGLVDLAVGTDTAGAGRVPASLNGIVGLKPTLGLVPKTGAAPCGGIALFARSLTLGQRALGQMTGPDGIDPLARDWPPDVRLSAGDRPRVAIPGSDTLTGLSLQSRSAFLSAVSALRASGARVETVEVSALLTVGGLIHDDGFTADRQRVAEAGMLALRMLSEYDALVLPTVAEHPSVSEALSDPDGVAKRLERFTAFVNLLDLAAVTVPSSPSDLGPYGVSVVVRPFDDQIAIDLAAVLTDEQADFPYPAPGADLVVFGAQLRGQPLNGSLVAAGARFTGLVQTGEGYRMLLLPTDPPQPGVVPVSATGEHTMLSGERWRLSPAALGAFAATLPSPFVLGRIRLENGDTPLAVLCDQAAAATATELTRYQCWRAYLRFVSTAGPRDLGRPA
- the pspM gene encoding phage shock envelope stress response protein PspM, whose amino-acid sequence is MGQGRRKDFGEFTAKLEKHIEKLPDYAQRAQEKLQRYIPPSEQASSRPAQPSPPRPRPQVPAMPKISQQLTSMAAGQIPVVADAKAKWARWNEPAAKLERRKRRTSRALTFWILLTFLCGLFAVVAGTGLLKDGQADVLQAIAGGAFAVIFGTFGVKSGLRLRTLNRTVLPAAPAAPPPLPPARSVAREPMERLAESEASLAELLRQLSQPTSLGTMPVSEIAVADARTTAAEAAQALRGLAGRIQAIERGRDAAPERERGALDAAVKQLREQLDDGLDGYGGLVAAAGHTVAASSDGMTSSKEQLSDATDKLAGLAMALRELS
- a CDS encoding PspA/IM30 family protein, with amino-acid sequence MANPFVKFWKYMMAAFSSKIDEHADPKVQIQQAIEEAQRNHQALTQQAASVIGNQRQLEMKLNRQLGDVEKLQASTRQALVLADEARAKGDEQKATEFENAAESFAAQLVTAEQSIEDLKTLHDQSLQAAEQAKKAVERNATMLQQKLAERTKLLSQLEQAKMQEQVSASLNQMSQLAAPGNTPSLEDVRDKIEKRYTTALGSAELAQNSVQGRMMEVQASTTQLAGHSRLEQIRASMKGDSVAQVTDGKTAAAAPKASSSADIQREIQARVQAEQGKNPA